AcgggtttactcttagaacccttttaaacaatggaacaacatgagcaatacgccaatcctctgttcaccatccccgtttctgacGACATTTGAaacgtcagagcccctgctatttctgcactaacttccctcaaggttccAGGGAATATCCTGTGAGGACCCGGagtcttatccacttttatattctttaaaaacgcCAGAACTTCCTCttttttaatcatcatagtttccataacttccctacttgtttcccttaccttacacaattcaatatccttctcctcagtgaagaccgaagaaaggaaattgtttaaaatctcccccatctcttttggctccacacatagctgtccactctgattctctaagggaccaattttatccctcactatcctcttgcttttaatataactgtagaaacctttcggatttactttcactttatttgccaaaccaacctcgtatcttcttttagcttttccaatttctttcttaagattcttcttacattctttatataccTCGAGCACCTCATGTACTCCATGTTGCCTGTATTTGTTGCAGATATCTCCCTTTTTCCGAACCGGGTTCCaaaatcccttgaaaaccatggctgtctcaaacttttaaccattcctttcaacctaacaggaacataaagattctctaccctcacattttcacctttaaatgacatgatttctctattacatctttcccataaaacaaattgtcccaatccactccttcaaaATCCTTGTGTATCTCatcaaagttaacctttctccaatcaaaaatctcaaccctggttccagtcctatccttctccataattatattgagacTGATGGCATTGAGATCTCTGGACCCGAAGGCTCCCCAAACACATATCTCAGTCACTTGCCCTATCTCATCAGTTGAAATATTCAACACATTAATTCCCCAGGAATATTCACAACAGTGTAGATATGTTTAAAGTCGTTTCACAGTGCTTTGTCCAATGCCCGACAGTTTCCCTATCGCAGATCTTTCGTAAGCAtaacaacacacaagatgctggaggaactcagcagtttaggcagcatctatggaactgaaaaataaaccgatatttcgggctgaaacaCGTAGTGGAATTAGAAAAGGGAATGAGGAAGAGGCCCGATCATTGATTTCGAAGATACGGGTTGTTGTTCTGCTTGACTCTTAGCTCAATGTCTGCGTGCAAGCAGATGCTGGTTCGCTTACATTTCTCAGAACAGGGCGCGGCCTTTATGCTGAAACCAGATCTTATCAGCAATTCACCCTTATGCGGGTGTGGAAAAAAAAAGTCACATCAAAATTGTATTTTACTCTTTCTGCTGCAAGGTAATGCCATAGAATCTTTAACATCAATGTAAAAAAAATACCGAGGGTCGTCAACCAGCACCTTTAGCAGTTACAGTTGTTGCCCCATTTGCTGCGAGTTTAGAGCATTTAATGTTCACCTCAAGCTCGCATCATCTGctgctgtttatttttttttcatgatGTTTTTAAGTATATACATACAATAACGACATTCCACAAAATAAAGACCGTTATCACGTGTCTGGAAGCTGGTTCATTCCCAGACACAGTTACCAGTAAACGTTTAAATAGTGTTGATGTATGGGTGAGAGTGAGTGGAAGGGGCACAGTGATGTGGATGTTCAGGGGTGATCAGAGGGAGGGGTAGCCCAGAATGTGGTTGTGGAACTTGGTAAAGCCGTAGATGTGTTTCACTCTCTGAGGCAGATAGGGTGAGAAAGAAGGTGGGAGGCGAGAGAGAGACAGCtaggaagagagaaagaaagacagCAGAGAATGAGAGGATGAGGGTAGGGAGAGTGCGGAGGACAGAGAGTGGAGACAGTGCGAGTTAGAGGAGGAGGTTGTGAGAGAAAGAGACTCGGGGATGGTGAGAAAGGGAGAGAGCAAGGCGAGTGAGATAGTAGGGAGGGGTGTGGagtaaagggagagagagggtggagaaaGCGGTAGGGAGAGAGAAATCAAAAGGTGAAGTATGATATGATGATGTACTGGTGGTGATATGACTAATATTTAAGTGCAATAATAATTGAAGGACAGGAGGATGAGCTACTGTGGCCATTAGACTTGTTTGCCGGACGGCAGGGCTGGCAGCTCAGAATTACCGGGTTCCGTTGTTTGAGATgcaggaatgtgggaggggttaaaAGGGGCTTGTGGCgttcctatctcggggaaaatgtcaTGAGACTGCTCAGTCAGGGCAGCCTGGAGAATTCttccacatagaacatagaacagcatagCACACGAACAGGAAATGcggcccacaatgtagtgccaaAGCAAATCAAAGCacacaaacactaatccctcctacctgcacTATGTCCATATCCCCAAACTTCCAtacatccatgtgccaatccaaCCGTCTCTTAAAAACCTCTCATGCCtttgcctccataccaggcagcacttGCTCCGAACacgactctctgaataaagagacttacccctcacatcccactTGAATATATCCCTTCTGCCTTCAGCGTCTGCCCTCgagtatcagacatttcaaccttgggaaactGATAACCCCTGTCCAATCCATTAAAGCCTCTGATAATATTTTAAAACTGTATCAGATCTCTCGTCAACTTTAGTGCTCCAGTGAACTACACATTTATCCAGCTCCTCATGGTAGCTCACATCCTCGAAAGAGCAGCATCCTTGCAAAcgtcctctgcaccccctccaaagccTCGACTACAGTGGAATGACCAGAAATGTCCCAGTGCTCCAAATCTGGCCTTACTATAATtggaccttaagatataggaaataagtaggtcattcggcccatcgagtctgctcccctATTCAGTCATAGGCTGATCAAACTCTTCTAGTCATctacattcccctgccttcttcccataccatttgatgccctggctaattaagaaTGTCTGTCTCGGCCTTCAATACCCCAATGACGGCCTCCagagccgctcgtggcaacaaatccgACAGATTTACCAGCCTCTGACTAATGGaagttctccacatctcagtttgaAAAGAAAGTCCTTCaaccctgaagtcatgccctcttgtcctgtaatagaacatagacattgaatagtacagcacagtacaggccctttggcccacaatgttgtgccaaccctcaaactctgccacccatataccacccccccccaccttcaattcctctatatacctgtccagtagtctcttaaacttcactagtgtatctgattcaggcagtgcattccacacaccaaccactctctgagtgaaaaaccttcctctaatatccccttgaacttccctctcctcaccttaaagctatgtcctcttgtaccgagcagtggtcccctggggaagaggcgctggctgtccactctgtctattcctcttaatatcttgtacacttctattatgtctcctctcatcctctttctctccaaagagtaaagcacacAGAGAAACACGACTTACAGGgacgcccttcggcccatctagcccatgcggaaaccatttaagctgcattATACCAGCCCGCTGCAGCTGGATCATAGACCCCCGGAAgcctcctatccgtgtacccgtgcAAACATCGCCTAAACGTTGGAATCGAGCTCGCACGGACCAGTCGTGCtcgcagatcattccacactctcacgaccttctgagtgaaggcgttccccctcataattcccttaaacttctcacctttcacccttaacctttgatcactgtttgcagtcccacccaaccacagCGGATAAAGCCAGTGAACCtccatcaaatcccctctcaatcttctacgttcattAGAATCCTGTCCCATTCAATGTTTCCTGAAACCAGAGGCCCCGCAGACCCAGGAGCATCTCTGTGAATGTTCCCTATGCTCTGTACACCTTTCCCGTAAGTAGGTCACATCCGTAAGGGGCCGGGGTCAGGTTCCATGCCCCAAGCGGAGGGCAAGAGCCCGAGAGAGGGCAAAACGGGGCGGGGGAATAGCTGAGAGGGGGGAGGGGCATgtcggaggggtgggggaggggccaGATCTTTATAAGCGGCCGTGACAAGtggcgagagagagggagagagagagagagtcagcgAACGAACGAgtgcaacagagagagagagagatggcacCAGTCTGGACAAAAGAACAGCCGGCCACGACAGAGGTCCATAAGGTCGCAGATGAGGTTTGTTCCAAACTCTTCCAGAACCAGGAGCACAGTCCtccccactcccacaccccttAAACTGCCCTCCTCGGGGGGATAGAAGAGAGAGGCGGGGtcagaaattaaataaaatatatatttatatttatatctcCAGGCGAGATAGGAGAAGGAGGGCAGAGGAATTTTCGAgcacggagagggagagagaaggaaagagcgGGAGGTAGAGAAGTAGAGGTACGGAATAGACAGTGGAAGTCCATTTGGAGCAGGGAGAGGAGAGGATTGAGTGTAGGACGGGGTGAATAATGGCGACAGTAACAGGGCGGAGGCTGGATGAAGGGGAAGATTGCGGAAAAATTGTGAGGGGGCGATATATgggagaggaaaggggagggaggtagagggagacggaagaaagggggatgggaaagggagggggacgagagagggaaggaaggaggaggagaagggggagagtgaGTGTTTGGATTAGAGGGCGGGAGGAAAATTGGAGAACGAAACGGAATGCGGGGGGCAGTTAGGAGAAAGGGaggtggaaggaggaggagcCAGGAGTGGAAAGAGGGAGAAATAGCAAGAGTGGGGGAATAGCGGGGTAATTGAAGATCGaacagagtgggggagagagaggggggaggtagagagagagggagagagagacggggagagggaggggatagatcaggggaagtggggagaggtgggagggtggagaaagagtagcggaagtGGGGACATGCGGGAGAGAGACAGCGATACGGGGAGAAAGAGCAGGGAAAACAGAGAAACGTGAGAGGCAGAGAGCCAGGGAGCCAGGCGAGATAGGGGAGGGAGGGCAGAGGAATTTTCGagcacggagagggagagggaaggaaagagCGAGAAGTAGAGTgcgcgagcgagagagagaaagtgagagggagagaaagaaggcAGAGACACGGATAAAAGGTGAGAGTTCCAGCAGGGGAATTGGAGAGATTGTAGACTGATACAgacgggagagggagaagagCGAGAGCGAGACGGGAAAAGTGTGAGAACGagcagggaatgtggaatgagggagcagagagtgaggcgaaggacagggcaggagaaggggagAAAGATCAGTGACGGAGCGACAGAGATGTAGAAAAGCCTGGCCAGGGTAAAGATTATAGAGGCACACAGAAAGAGGGGGAAAGAGCAAGGCTGGGCGAGAGAGCGGTAGGAGAGAGAGACGTTGAGGGGGGTGAGAGAGCAGGGGAGgcggagaggggggaagagggagacggtgagggggtgAGAGTGCAGCGGAATcgaagagagagggaaaagggaaacggtgaggggggtgagagagcagggaatgtggagagagaagaaagagagagacgGTGAAGGGTGAAAGAGCAGGGGAGgcggagaggggggaagagggagatgaTAAAATGATAGATCAGAGAGAGACGAGGAAGAGTGGGGCGTAAGGGTACGAGGTGGGGAAAGGCGAGAGACGGAACGAGGTAAAGCGGTGAAATGGAGGGAGGTGAAGTAAAAAATAAATGGTACCGCCACCCGCTTCCGGACACCCTTCCTCGTCCCGCTCTGTCCTCCCCGGGAGATACAGAAGTTTGTGTTGTTCCTGTCCAGGTGAAATCCGACGCGGAGAGTCACATCCACGCCTTAGAGCAGATATTCGTCGCGAAATCGTACCGTGAGCAGGACCAGACCATCATGCTGGGAAAACTTCTACTGATCAAGGTGGAGTTTCCACACAGAAGCCGGAAGGGAGCAGGGGtgtgaggggaatggagaccgggagagggtgggaggggaatggagaccgggagggggtgggagtggaATGGAgacccggagagggtgggaggggaatggagaccgggagacggtgggaggggaatggagaccgggagggggtgggaggggaaaggaaaccgggagggggtgggaggggaacggagagcgggagagggtgggaggggaatggagactgggaggggatgggaggggaatggagaccgggagagggtgggaggggaatggagaccgggagagagtgggaggggaatggagaccgggagggggtgggaggggaatggagaccgggagggggtgggaggggaatggagacccgGAGGAGCTGGGagaggaatggagaccgggagggggtgggaggggagaggtgtaggggaggttAGGATTATCAGAGTCGGGAAGTGTGGAGGGGCTAGGAGGGGAATAGAGCTCGAGAGGTGTGGGATGGGAATGGagtccgggagggggtgggaagctaGAGGAGTACGGGAGGTTAGGATTAACAGAGACGGGAAGGGAGCAGCTTTGGCAGGGTAATGGAGAccgagagagggtgggaggggaatggagaccgggagcgggtgggaggggaatggagaccgggatggggagggaggggtatggagacgGGACGGGATTGGAGACCGGGAGGGGCTGGGAGCttaatggagaccgggaggggctGGGAGGGGAACGGAGACCAAGAAGTGTGGGATGGGAATGGAGATCGGGAGGGGTTAGGAGGCGAGAGGTGTACGGGAGGTTAGGATTAACAGAGACGGGAAGGGAGCAGCTCTggcaggggaatggagacggggatgggtgggaggagaatggagaccaggagggtgtgggaggggaatggagacggggaggggtgggaggggaatggagaccaggAGGTCTGCCAGGGACGTAgatggggttggggagagggagtAAGATGGAGATGGGGACGGACGTAGCGGAGCAAGTGCATGACGGAGAGTTCAGGAGATGTAGGAGCTGGAGGGGGTGACGAGACGAGGACAGGTTCAGGGGAGGTAGGAGGTGACGGAGACCGGGAGGGTTTGAGGGGAGAGATGGGATGACAGTGAAGTGGACGGGGTGGGTCAGAGACGGTGAGAAGTGTAGGGGTCGGAGCGTGTGACGGTGTCGGAGAGGggtttaggggagggaggggttgacggagacggggagaggtgtaAGGGAGGTTAGGATTATCAAAGCCggggagggatgtgggggagggagggacgaTTAAAACGGGGCGGTAGTGTAGGGTAAGGAGGGGTGATAGAGACTGgaaggggtgcaggggagggagggttgaAGGAGTCGGAGAGGGGAGCAGCGAGGGATGAAGTGGCGGGGATGTGGAGGGAAGTCTCGCGAGAGCGCGGGTCACGGAGGTGGCAGTGGGAAGGGGGTTAGCGGACGGGACTCCCATGACTAACCGAGTGACCCTGCCCACAGGTCGATATTGGAAACCCCAACAACTTCGTCCACATGGAGGTGTTCGTACCCAGTAACAAACTGCCAGTTCTGGTGGCCATCCAGGAAAACTTCAGTAACTGCGCTCCGCTGGAACCCTTGGTCTGAGAAACGAGAGTTTCCTGACCGATGCCAACCCCTCGCTGTGCTTGCGGCCCACCCCTCGGGAAtattcccctccctccctgcaAAGCTCATCACACGGGGTAGTTGGGACACCCTTCAGCTACCCACAGTTTAATGCGGGGTTTGGTTCTTCCTGTGCACAGATCCCAGACAcactcccacctcccccagaccctacacacacacctcccccccGCCAACTCACCGACACGTCCCGCGCTCCCGGAATACCAGCAGACCCACCTCTTCAGCTCGCTGAGGCCACCTGAACCGTCAGCTGTTCGACGCACAAGCTTTTCGCTAATAAAACGCGTTGATCCGATTGGCCGTCTGGTCGTCTTTAACCATCCCCTCTTTCGGATGCTGGGGGCGGGGGCAACGCTGCGGGGCAGTTAGTGCggatgtgtgagggagagggggagctggACGTATGCGGGCAGCTGACCTACAGTCTGACGGAGATCCAATCGGAGGCAGGCGGTCACGGAGACAAGGGGAGGGGGCGCGGTTCGAGGTGGCGTGTGGAGGGGAATCACTGCGAGGTGTGGATGGTGTCAGTGGGATGAGAGGGCGGGGTGAGTGGGAGGTGGGCGGGATGAGAGGAAATAGAGGGCGGGGTTCGTTGGAGGACGGTGTGCGTTAGGGACGAGGGGCGGGGTTTGCGGGAGGAGAGGTCGGGCTCAGTGGAGAGAGGGGGCGAGTGGAGAGAGCGGTTCGTGTTGTACAATCTGCGGCAGGGAGCGCCTAAGAGGGACACTTTTCAATCGGGGCGGCGATGGAGATTTTCAAAGCCAGAGTTTCGGGGCAATTCACGAAGAAGAGCTCCGACCAGCGACCAGCCGGCCTCTGGGATTGGTTAGCTGGAGCAAGTTAAAGGAAGGCTGTGCCAAGCGCGGCGGCGGTGGTTTGCGTGGTGTTAGgtacacgcaaccctggggagagtTCCTGTTACATGCTCGCCACCCTGTAAAACTATCAGCAGCAATTGGACACACCTCATTTTGCAGTTGACAGTCTCTATTTTACGAGTAACTTCTAAATTTAGCAACTTAAAGCAGGTTAAAAAGATAGCAGAACTATGCAAACGTAAATGTATAGATAAATTTCGCCAAGCAAATTGAAACTCGGGTGGTAATcgttacagtcttacgatgggatgttagaaagttcagttcagttcaaatgTACAgagttgttgttgttgtgttgagggagatatttgtaatccagggcgAAATTAGGCCACAGTTAGGCCTAGTTCTAgtttggccacacttggagtactgtgtccagttctggtcgctcaGTATAGGAACGATACTTAGAGGCtacttggagagagtccaaagagTGATCTCTTTGTTTCAAACgtt
This genomic stretch from Hypanus sabinus isolate sHypSab1 unplaced genomic scaffold, sHypSab1.hap1 scaffold_954, whole genome shotgun sequence harbors:
- the LOC132390569 gene encoding cystatin-B-like, producing the protein MAPVWTKEQPATTEVHKVADEVKSDAESHIHALEQIFVAKSYREQDQTIMLGKLLLIKVDIGNPNNFVHMEVFVPSNKLPVLVAIQENFSNCAPLEPLV